The following are encoded together in the Cyanobacterium aponinum PCC 10605 genome:
- the ltrA gene encoding group II intron reverse transcriptase/maturase: MSKAILINGDNGQLEDWSQVNWQKAYKVVKNLRCRIFRARKLGQWKLLRRLQKLLIRSLSNLLLSVRQITQVNDGKRTAGIDKEVINTPAQRVKLVNEWEMPKAVPTKRVYIPKSNGKKRPLGIPTVRDRVAQAIVKNSLEPEWEAVFEPNSFGFRCGRSCHDAIEQCFIRLRCGKNQYGKFESDTWVLDADIKGFFDNIAHESILKMIDSHPKRELIKGWLKAGFIDSGVHNPTETGTPQGGVISPLLANIGLHGLEEYIKQCNPKLGIIRYADDFVVTAKDKESLEKVLIQIKQWLSERGLEISAEKTRIVHINDGFDFLGFNLRQYEGKLLIKPQKEKVLAFCKKIGKTLSQMKAQTQEEVIKKLNPLLRGFANYYRGTTSKETFSYINYRVWKYLWHWARRRHPNKSKKWVRNRYFQTHKENHWTFMCKGISRKGKELNLILYNIASTPIIRHIKVKGNASPDDSLLREYWNNRKLKQGKNYWAKGSKYYLIAENQEWKCPVCGENLFNGEQIETHHIVPVKYGGEDSTDNLVHLHKACHKQVHSKSKSKA; the protein is encoded by the coding sequence ATGTCAAAAGCAATTTTGATAAATGGAGACAATGGACAACTAGAGGACTGGAGTCAGGTCAACTGGCAAAAAGCCTATAAAGTTGTTAAGAACTTGCGTTGCCGAATCTTCCGTGCCAGAAAACTTGGTCAGTGGAAGCTATTAAGAAGATTGCAGAAACTGTTAATAAGAAGCCTATCAAACCTATTGCTGAGTGTTAGACAAATTACTCAAGTCAATGACGGAAAGCGAACAGCAGGGATAGACAAGGAGGTGATAAACACCCCTGCACAGCGAGTAAAACTTGTCAATGAATGGGAAATGCCAAAAGCAGTACCCACAAAACGGGTTTATATACCCAAGTCTAACGGCAAGAAACGTCCTCTCGGAATCCCAACTGTGAGAGATAGAGTTGCACAGGCAATAGTCAAAAATTCACTAGAACCCGAATGGGAAGCCGTATTTGAACCAAATTCGTTCGGTTTTAGATGCGGAAGAAGTTGTCATGATGCCATCGAACAATGTTTCATCAGACTACGTTGTGGAAAGAACCAATATGGTAAATTTGAATCAGACACTTGGGTTTTAGATGCTGATATTAAAGGATTTTTTGACAACATTGCCCATGAATCTATCCTAAAAATGATTGATAGTCACCCGAAAAGGGAACTAATCAAAGGATGGTTAAAAGCAGGATTTATCGATAGTGGTGTCCACAACCCTACCGAGACAGGCACACCTCAAGGTGGTGTTATAAGTCCGTTGTTAGCAAACATTGGATTGCACGGGTTAGAGGAATATATCAAACAATGTAACCCAAAGCTAGGCATCATCAGGTATGCAGATGATTTTGTCGTCACTGCAAAAGATAAAGAATCTTTGGAAAAAGTGCTTATCCAGATAAAGCAATGGTTATCAGAAAGAGGACTTGAAATCAGTGCTGAGAAGACACGGATAGTTCATATAAATGACGGATTCGACTTTTTAGGGTTCAACCTTCGCCAATATGAAGGCAAGTTATTGATTAAACCTCAGAAAGAGAAAGTCCTTGCCTTTTGCAAAAAGATAGGTAAAACACTATCTCAAATGAAAGCACAGACTCAAGAAGAAGTTATCAAAAAATTAAATCCACTTCTCAGAGGTTTTGCTAACTACTATAGAGGTACTACAAGCAAAGAAACCTTCTCATACATCAATTATCGTGTATGGAAATATCTCTGGCATTGGGCAAGACGTAGGCATCCCAATAAATCAAAAAAATGGGTTAGAAACAGATACTTTCAAACACATAAGGAAAATCACTGGACTTTTATGTGTAAGGGTATTAGTAGAAAAGGAAAAGAATTAAATCTTATTCTTTACAACATTGCTAGTACACCTATAATCAGACACATCAAAGTTAAGGGCAATGCCAGTCCAGATGATTCCTTACTCCGTGAATATTGGAATAACCGCAAACTTAAACAGGGTAAAAACTATTGGGCAAAAGGTAGTAAATACTACCTAATAGCTGAAAATCAGGAATGGAAATGTCCTGTATGTGGTGAAAACTTGTTCAACGGAGAACAAATAGAAACCCATCATATCGTACCCGTTAAGTATGGTGGTGAAGACTCCACTGATAATCTTGTACATTTACACAAGGCTTGTCATAAACAGGTACATTCAAAATCCAAGTCAAAGGCTTGA
- a CDS encoding DUF1810 domain-containing protein, with translation MTNNNSYQDLYNLQRFVDAQEKVYKTVIDELKNAKKSSHWMWFIFPQINGLGKTSTSIFYSIKSIQEAKQYINHDLLGKRLKECVTILLTIEETSSEKIFGFPDCMKLKSSLTLFSEISDSDSIFYQGLNKFFRGSKDEKTLQILSTLER, from the coding sequence GTGACCAATAATAATAGTTATCAAGATTTATATAATTTACAAAGATTTGTTGATGCACAGGAAAAAGTATATAAAACTGTTATCGATGAATTAAAAAATGCAAAAAAAAGCTCCCATTGGATGTGGTTTATTTTTCCTCAAATTAATGGTTTAGGTAAAACTTCAACTTCTATTTTCTATAGTATTAAAAGTATTCAAGAAGCAAAACAATATATCAATCATGATTTACTTGGGAAAAGACTAAAAGAGTGTGTAACAATATTGCTCACTATAGAAGAAACCTCCTCAGAAAAAATCTTTGGTTTTCCTGACTGTATGAAATTAAAATCTTCTCTGACTTTATTCTCCGAAATATCCGATAGTGATTCTATTTTTTATCAAGGGTTAAATAAATTTTTTCGAGGTAGTAAAGATGAGAAAACTTTGCAAATATTATCTACATTAGAACGGTAA
- a CDS encoding Mo-dependent nitrogenase C-terminal domain-containing protein — translation MLNFNLLILMRSPFNFIKERLENLEISTKETAEKIVNLIPNTCPFAREIRLFNRSIFKIPPLCKLNPFYEDLMMLRFRALSFLCEIGEDITPYCQ, via the coding sequence ATGTTGAACTTTAATTTATTAATTTTGATGCGATCGCCTTTTAATTTTATCAAAGAAAGATTAGAAAATTTAGAAATTAGCACCAAAGAAACCGCCGAAAAAATAGTTAACTTAATTCCGAATACCTGCCCTTTTGCCAGAGAAATTAGGCTTTTTAACCGTTCAATCTTTAAAATTCCGCCTTTGTGTAAACTAAATCCTTTTTATGAAGATTTAATGATGTTACGTTTTAGGGCATTATCTTTTCTGTGTGAAATAGGAGAAGATATAACCCCTTATTGTCAATAA
- a CDS encoding heavy metal translocating P-type ATPase, translating to MGKHCCTESNSSHNHRHEREDVNLKKEVISVIVVSVLFIFGFGFENQLHNTIYSFGEYLVFIPAYLLAGWNVLMSAGKNIVKGKFFDENFLMTVATLGAFAIHKLPEAVAVMLFFKIGELFQELAVNRSRKSIKSLLEIRPDYANLQDEDGIKKVNPEQVNIGDFIVVKPGEKIPLDGEILEGDSQVDTSALTGESVPRMVRKGETVLAGMINQTGVLTLKVIKLFAESSITRILDLVENASSKKASTQKFMSKFAQYYTPIVVFTSLAVALIPPLLIANASHGEWVYRALVLLVISCPCGLVISIPLGYFGGVGRAAKKGILVKGATYLDSLLQVKTIVFDKTGTLTKGVFQVMDIVPYNDFTKEELLAFAVGVETYSSHPIAESIRQAYEGEIDDSIIDNYQELAGYGVSAIIDGKRVIAGNDKLLHQENISHDTCNVTGTVVHLAVNNNYAGYILIADQIKEDATFAISRLKELGIEKTVMLTGDNKVIASEIAKKLGLDSYQAELLPEDKVTALENLIHQSKEKEKVAVVGDGINDAPIIARADVGMAMGGLGSDAAIETADIVIMTDAPSKVPEAIEVARKTHHIVWQNIVFALAVKGLFIILGTFGVASLWEAVFADVGVALVAIFNATRIINQ from the coding sequence ATGGGAAAACATTGTTGCACAGAAAGTAATAGCAGTCATAATCATCGCCATGAAAGAGAAGATGTAAATCTAAAAAAAGAGGTTATATCTGTTATTGTTGTCAGTGTTTTATTTATTTTTGGTTTTGGTTTTGAGAATCAATTACATAACACTATTTATTCTTTCGGAGAATATTTAGTTTTTATACCGGCTTATCTTCTTGCGGGTTGGAATGTTTTGATGAGTGCGGGGAAAAATATTGTTAAAGGTAAATTTTTTGATGAAAACTTTTTAATGACTGTTGCAACTTTAGGGGCGTTTGCTATTCATAAACTCCCTGAAGCAGTAGCAGTGATGCTATTTTTCAAAATTGGTGAATTATTCCAAGAATTGGCGGTAAATCGTTCCCGCAAATCCATTAAATCCTTACTGGAAATTCGTCCTGATTATGCTAATCTTCAAGATGAGGATGGTATAAAAAAAGTTAATCCTGAACAGGTCAATATAGGCGATTTCATTGTTGTTAAACCGGGAGAAAAAATACCTTTAGATGGAGAAATATTAGAAGGTGATTCTCAGGTAGATACATCGGCTTTAACAGGAGAATCTGTACCCCGCATGGTGAGGAAGGGAGAAACAGTATTAGCAGGAATGATAAATCAAACAGGGGTGTTAACTCTTAAAGTAATTAAACTTTTTGCAGAATCTTCCATTACTCGAATTTTAGATTTAGTGGAAAATGCTAGTAGTAAAAAAGCTTCTACACAAAAATTTATGAGTAAATTCGCTCAATATTATACCCCGATTGTTGTTTTTACTTCTTTAGCTGTTGCTTTGATACCACCGTTATTGATAGCTAATGCTAGTCATGGCGAATGGGTTTACCGTGCTTTAGTATTATTAGTCATTTCTTGTCCCTGTGGATTAGTGATTAGTATTCCTTTGGGTTATTTTGGGGGAGTTGGCAGAGCGGCAAAAAAAGGAATTTTGGTAAAAGGGGCAACTTATCTCGATTCTTTGTTACAGGTGAAAACCATAGTTTTTGATAAAACTGGTACTTTGACAAAAGGGGTATTTCAGGTAATGGATATAGTTCCTTATAATGATTTTACAAAAGAAGAATTATTAGCTTTTGCTGTGGGAGTAGAAACCTATTCTTCCCATCCCATTGCTGAATCTATCCGTCAAGCCTATGAGGGAGAAATTGACGATTCTATTATCGATAATTATCAGGAATTAGCGGGTTATGGTGTCTCTGCTATCATTGACGGAAAACGAGTAATTGCAGGGAATGATAAACTATTGCATCAAGAAAATATCTCTCATGATACTTGCAATGTTACTGGTACTGTAGTCCATTTAGCGGTAAATAATAATTATGCAGGTTACATTTTGATTGCCGATCAAATTAAAGAAGATGCCACATTTGCTATTTCTCGTTTGAAAGAGTTAGGAATAGAAAAAACCGTGATGTTAACTGGAGATAATAAAGTTATTGCTTCAGAAATTGCCAAAAAGCTAGGGCTAGATTCTTATCAAGCGGAATTGTTACCAGAAGATAAAGTTACAGCTTTAGAAAATCTTATTCATCAAAGTAAAGAAAAAGAAAAAGTTGCGGTGGTGGGAGATGGTATTAATGATGCTCCCATTATTGCAAGGGCAGATGTGGGTATGGCAATGGGAGGTTTAGGTTCAGATGCTGCGATCGAAACTGCTGATATAGTAATTATGACTGATGCTCCTTCTAAAGTACCAGAAGCGATCGAAGTTGCAAGAAAAACTCATCATATTGTTTGGCAAAATATTGTATTTGCTCTAGCTGTAAAGGGCTTATTCATTATTTTAGGGACTTTTGGGGTAGCAAGTCTTTGGGAAGCTGTCTTTGCCGATGTAGGAGTCGCTCTGGTTGCTATTTTTAATGCCACTAGAATCATTAATCAATGA
- a CDS encoding bifunctional folylpolyglutamate synthase/dihydrofolate synthase, whose product MGNQIEDLLQPFQRFGINLGLKRIKNLLALLDNPQEKVPIIHVAGTNGKGSVCAYLSSILTASGYKTGRYTSPHLVNWTERICLNEKPIEENILIAILEKIRSVINPNDPECPTQFEVITAAAWLFFANSEVDVAVMEVGLGGRLDATNVCDRTLVSIITSISREHWFILGDTLSKIATEKAGVIKEKCPVVVGSLPEEAVRVVKNRAEELNAPTIWVESAQKLSPNQAEYEGVNYPLALGGDIQLQNSAIAIATIKILQEKGWQIPTSAIEEGMKNTRWRGRIEWVKWQKRDLLIDGAHNVASAEVLRQYVDTLHKPTTWVMGMLNTKDHEGIFKQLLRPEDQLHLVPVPDHSTAEPEELAILAKTIQPQLKQVQTYGDLFTALDSVTNNQETATTSIVLCGSLYLLGYFLSKLG is encoded by the coding sequence ATGGGAAATCAAATTGAGGATTTGTTACAACCTTTTCAAAGATTTGGGATTAATTTGGGATTAAAAAGAATTAAAAATTTATTAGCTTTACTAGATAATCCTCAAGAAAAAGTGCCAATAATTCATGTAGCTGGAACTAATGGTAAAGGCTCTGTTTGTGCTTATTTATCATCAATTTTAACCGCTTCGGGATACAAAACAGGACGTTACACTTCTCCTCATTTAGTTAACTGGACGGAAAGAATTTGTCTTAATGAAAAACCCATAGAAGAAAATATTTTAATAGCAATTTTAGAAAAAATAAGATCGGTTATTAATCCTAATGATCCCGAATGTCCCACTCAATTTGAAGTAATTACGGCGGCGGCTTGGCTTTTTTTTGCTAATTCAGAGGTTGATGTCGCAGTGATGGAAGTGGGTTTAGGGGGAAGGCTTGATGCTACTAATGTGTGCGATCGCACTTTGGTTAGTATTATCACCTCTATCAGTCGAGAACATTGGTTCATATTGGGGGATACCCTCAGTAAAATTGCCACGGAGAAAGCAGGAGTTATTAAGGAAAAATGCCCTGTAGTGGTAGGAAGTCTTCCTGAAGAAGCCGTTAGGGTAGTCAAAAATCGAGCGGAAGAATTAAACGCTCCCACAATTTGGGTAGAATCAGCCCAAAAATTATCCCCTAATCAAGCTGAATATGAAGGGGTTAACTACCCTTTAGCTTTAGGAGGAGATATACAATTACAAAACTCAGCAATTGCGATCGCAACTATCAAAATATTACAAGAAAAAGGTTGGCAAATCCCCACATCTGCCATAGAAGAAGGCATGAAAAACACCCGTTGGCGAGGAAGAATTGAATGGGTGAAATGGCAAAAACGAGATTTACTGATTGACGGGGCGCATAATGTCGCTTCTGCTGAGGTTTTAAGGCAATATGTGGATACCTTGCATAAACCCACTACTTGGGTCATGGGAATGTTAAACACAAAAGACCACGAAGGTATTTTTAAGCAATTATTACGTCCTGAAGATCAACTTCATTTAGTACCTGTACCAGATCATAGCACCGCCGAACCCGAAGAATTAGCAATATTAGCAAAAACCATTCAACCTCAATTAAAACAGGTACAAACTTACGGCGATTTATTCACTGCCCTAGATTCTGTTACCAACAATCAGGAAACTGCAACCACATCTATTGTCCTTTGTGGTTCTTTATACCTACTAGGATACTTTCTTAGTAAGTTAGGGTAA
- a CDS encoding NAD(P)H-quinone oxidoreductase subunit F gives MINFLIQHIWFIPLYGLLGAIFSLPWALGFIRKTGPRPAAYLNILMTLLSFFHGSIIFFNIGNFPSQSIVFPWFSIAELDLSLAIEISPVSSGALELVTIISLLAQIFAIGYMEKDWSLARFFGLMGFFEAALGGIAISDSLLLSYGLLELLTLSTYLLVGFWYAQPLVVTAARDAFLTKRVGDILLLMGIVALSSDGAGLSFSQLQEWAENPSIPTFTATLIGLALIAGPTGKCAQFPLNLWLDEGMEGPNPASIMRNSIVVSAGAYVLIKLEPVFTLSPVASHTLVVIGAISAIGGSLIALAQIDLKRTFSHSTSAYLGLVFIAVGLGHVDIAFLILFCHGVAKALLFMSAGSIILTTSCQNITEMGGIWSKMPSTTLAYMTGSAGIIALLPSGMLITFHRWFNGSLEVSWWLLGILLLVNLINALNFTRVFRAVFLGKTQPKTRRAPEIPWQLAIPMVSLTIITLLAPILPFDYSLWLSPNAPILNNTAMVVSYALPLIIASGLLGCVIGFLIPLRKGFYRPVEKSVRVIQDLLAYDFYLDKIYQFTVVAFVSNLAKFTTWCDRYIIDGVVNLISLVTIFGGNTLKYNTSGQSQFYILTIIVGVVLLMWSILSGQWNNILNYWGSF, from the coding sequence ATGATTAATTTTCTTATTCAGCATATATGGTTTATCCCCTTATATGGATTGTTAGGGGCTATTTTTAGTCTGCCTTGGGCATTAGGATTTATTCGCAAAACAGGACCTCGCCCGGCGGCTTATTTGAATATTTTAATGACCTTACTATCATTTTTTCATGGTAGTATCATCTTTTTTAATATTGGTAATTTTCCCTCTCAAAGTATTGTTTTTCCTTGGTTTAGTATTGCTGAATTAGATTTGTCTTTAGCCATCGAAATTTCTCCTGTCAGCAGTGGTGCATTAGAGTTAGTCACCATTATTAGTTTACTGGCACAAATATTTGCCATTGGCTATATGGAGAAAGATTGGTCATTAGCCCGATTTTTTGGCTTAATGGGCTTTTTTGAAGCGGCTTTAGGGGGTATTGCTATAAGTGACTCCCTTTTACTCAGTTATGGTTTGTTAGAGTTGTTAACCCTTTCTACTTATCTATTAGTAGGTTTCTGGTATGCACAGCCCCTTGTTGTTACGGCGGCTAGAGATGCCTTTCTTACCAAAAGAGTTGGGGATATTTTGTTGTTAATGGGTATTGTTGCTTTATCTAGTGATGGAGCAGGATTAAGTTTTTCTCAGTTACAAGAATGGGCAGAAAACCCCTCTATTCCCACTTTTACGGCAACTTTGATTGGTTTAGCTCTAATTGCAGGTCCTACGGGCAAATGCGCTCAATTCCCTTTAAATCTTTGGTTAGATGAGGGGATGGAAGGTCCTAATCCAGCTAGTATTATGAGAAATTCGATCGTAGTTTCTGCTGGTGCTTATGTATTAATTAAATTAGAACCAGTATTCACTCTTTCTCCTGTGGCTTCTCATACTTTGGTGGTAATTGGTGCGATTTCTGCCATTGGAGGGTCATTAATTGCTTTAGCACAAATAGATCTTAAAAGGACTTTTTCCCATTCTACCAGTGCTTATTTAGGTTTAGTCTTTATTGCCGTGGGATTGGGTCATGTGGATATTGCCTTTTTGATTTTATTCTGTCATGGGGTTGCCAAGGCTTTACTATTTATGAGTGCAGGTTCAATTATTCTGACTACCAGTTGCCAAAATATTACGGAAATGGGGGGAATTTGGTCTAAAATGCCGAGTACAACCCTTGCTTACATGACGGGCAGTGCGGGAATCATTGCTTTATTGCCTTCGGGAATGTTAATTACTTTCCATCGCTGGTTTAATGGTAGTTTAGAGGTTTCTTGGTGGTTATTAGGGATTCTTTTATTAGTTAATTTGATTAATGCCCTTAATTTTACCCGTGTGTTTCGGGCTGTTTTCTTGGGCAAAACTCAACCTAAAACCCGTCGAGCTCCTGAAATTCCTTGGCAGTTAGCAATTCCGATGGTTTCCCTAACTATTATTACTTTACTTGCTCCAATTCTACCTTTTGATTATTCTCTCTGGTTAAGTCCTAATGCTCCTATTTTAAACAATACTGCTATGGTGGTTAGTTATGCCTTACCTTTAATTATCGCCTCTGGTTTGTTGGGTTGTGTTATCGGCTTTTTAATTCCCCTCAGAAAAGGTTTTTATCGCCCTGTGGAAAAATCCGTGCGAGTCATTCAAGATTTACTTGCCTATGATTTCTATTTAGACAAGATTTATCAATTTACAGTTGTGGCTTTTGTCTCTAATTTAGCTAAGTTTACCACATGGTGCGATCGCTACATTATTGATGGAGTGGTTAACCTGATTAGTTTAGTAACTATTTTCGGAGGCAATACCCTTAAATATAATACATCTGGTCAATCTCAGTTCTATATCTTAACCATCATTGTCGGAGTGGTATTATTAATGTGGTCTATCCTCAGTGGACAATGGAATAATATTCTTAACTATTGGGGATCATTTTAA
- a CDS encoding NADH-quinone oxidoreductase subunit M translates to MLSSLIWLPIFGAIIVCFLPSFKNTLIYRNIAFIIAIATLIINIIIGSNFDISLFDTQFTESFSWLNWLGLGYDLGVDGLSLPLISLNSLLTLIAIYISPKDIQRPRFYYGMILLLTGGVAGAFLAENLLLFFLFYEVEIVPLYFLIAVWGGAKRGYAAMKFLLYTALSGFLVLISFLGLVWFSGEPTFAFEPLKSHALPVGTQVLLLIPLLIGLFIKIPIFPFHTWLPDAHVEASTPVSVLLAGVLLKLGTYGLLRFGVGFFLEGWLVVAPYLAFLAGISALYGAMCAIAQKDMKKVVAYSSIAHMAYVLLAASATTRLSLQASILQMVSHGLISAMLFILVGIVYKKTGSRDVNYLRGLLNPEKGLPVTGSLMILAVMASCGIPGMVGFISEFLVFRGSFPIFPIPTLLCLIGTGLTAVYFLLMVNRVFFGRLTPELSNLPRVLWSERIPALILAVLIILFGLQPHFISRWSETQASLIFYGGEENVSFVLGSLNTFSHHL, encoded by the coding sequence ATGCTTAGTTCCTTGATATGGTTGCCTATTTTTGGGGCAATAATTGTTTGTTTTTTACCTAGCTTTAAAAATACTCTCATTTATCGCAATATTGCTTTCATTATTGCGATCGCAACTCTCATTATTAATATCATCATTGGGAGTAATTTTGACATTAGCTTATTTGATACTCAGTTTACTGAAAGTTTTTCTTGGCTAAATTGGCTCGGCTTAGGCTATGATTTAGGGGTTGATGGTTTATCTTTACCCCTTATTTCTCTCAATAGTTTATTAACTTTAATTGCTATTTATATCTCTCCTAAAGATATTCAAAGACCTCGTTTTTATTATGGGATGATTTTACTTTTAACAGGAGGAGTTGCAGGAGCATTTTTAGCAGAAAATTTATTGTTATTTTTCCTGTTTTATGAAGTAGAAATTGTACCTTTATATTTTCTCATTGCGGTTTGGGGAGGAGCAAAAAGAGGTTATGCGGCAATGAAGTTTTTACTCTACACCGCTTTATCTGGATTCCTCGTCTTAATTTCTTTTTTGGGCTTAGTTTGGTTTAGTGGAGAGCCAACTTTTGCTTTTGAACCTTTGAAGTCCCATGCTTTACCCGTTGGCACTCAAGTTTTGCTCTTAATTCCCCTTTTAATCGGCTTATTTATTAAAATCCCCATTTTTCCTTTCCATACTTGGCTTCCTGATGCCCACGTTGAAGCTAGTACACCAGTTTCGGTTTTGTTAGCAGGGGTATTGTTGAAACTAGGCACTTATGGCTTATTACGTTTCGGAGTAGGTTTTTTCCTTGAAGGTTGGCTCGTGGTTGCCCCTTACTTGGCTTTTCTGGCGGGAATTAGTGCTTTATATGGTGCTATGTGTGCGATCGCGCAAAAGGATATGAAAAAAGTAGTTGCCTACTCATCCATTGCCCACATGGCTTATGTTTTACTTGCTGCATCTGCTACTACCCGCTTGAGTTTACAGGCTTCCATTTTACAGATGGTTAGTCATGGCTTAATTAGTGCCATGTTATTTATTTTGGTGGGTATTGTCTATAAAAAAACTGGTAGTCGTGATGTGAATTATCTGAGAGGCTTACTCAATCCTGAAAAAGGTTTACCAGTTACTGGTAGTTTAATGATATTAGCAGTAATGGCTAGTTGCGGTATTCCCGGGATGGTTGGCTTTATTTCCGAATTTTTAGTATTCAGAGGTAGCTTCCCCATTTTTCCCATTCCCACCCTACTATGTTTAATTGGCACAGGCTTAACCGCAGTTTATTTCTTGTTAATGGTGAATCGAGTCTTTTTTGGACGCTTAACCCCCGAATTAAGCAATTTGCCCAGAGTTTTGTGGAGTGAGAGAATTCCTGCCCTGATTTTAGCTGTTTTAATCATTCTTTTTGGTTTACAACCCCACTTTATCAGCCGTTGGAGTGAAACCCAAGCCTCCCTCATTTTTTATGGTGGAGAAGAAAATGTTTCTTTTGTTTTGGGTAGCCTTAACACTTTCAGTCATCATCTATAA